A genome region from Capsicum annuum cultivar UCD-10X-F1 unplaced genomic scaffold, UCD10Xv1.1 ctg70719, whole genome shotgun sequence includes the following:
- the LOC124894159 gene encoding putative disease resistance protein At3g14460 has product YGSLSSKKPFNSLEELEFAEMTEWKQWHVPGNGEFPTLEKLSLSKCPELCLETPIQLSSLKEFHVTDSPKVGVLFDEAELFTSQLQGMKQIVRLSITDCNSLASLPISIQPSTLKRIKISRCRKLKLERPVGYCDMFLEELKLVDCDSIADTSSAEYELVPRARDLNVSSCHSLSGFLIPTRAEELEIWNCENLEILSVAGGTQITSLCIENCEKLKWLPERMQELVPSLKRLTLGNCPEIESFPEGGLLFNLECLWICNCRKLVNGRKEWCLQRLSCLRMLAIEHDGSDEEILTDENWELPCSVRTLHISNLKTLSSQLLKSLTSLVLIELY; this is encoded by the coding sequence TATGGTAGCTTGTCCTCCAAAAAGCCTTTTAACTCTCTTGAGGAGCTTGAATTTGCTGAGATGACAGAGTGGAAGCAGTGGCACGTACCAGGGAATGGAGAGTTCCCTACACTTGAGAAACTTTCACTTTCAAAATGCCCTGAACTCTGTTTGGAGACACCCATCCAACTTTCAAGTTTGAAAGAGTTTCACGTTACTGATTCTCCAAAGGTTGGAGTTCTTTTTGATGAAGCTGAACTGTTTACATCCCAACTTCAGGGAATGAAACAGATTGTTAGATTATCTATTACTGATTGTAACTCTCTTGCCTCTTTACCTATTAGCATTCAGCCTAGTACCTTGAAGAGAATAAAGATATCTCGTTGTCGGAAATTGAAATTGGAGAGGCCAGTTGGTTATTGTGACATGTTTCTAGAGGAATTGAAACTGGTTGATTGTGATTCTATAGCCGATACATCATCAGCTGAGTATGAGTTGGTCCCAAGAGCACGCGATTTGAATGTAAGTAGTTGCCACAGCCTTTCTGGGTTTTTGATTCCTACCAGAGCTGAAGAACTCGAAATTTGGAATtgtgaaaatcttgaaatactttcgGTGGCAGGTGGGACTCAGATAACTTCATTGTGTATAGAGAATTGTGAGAAGCTGAAGTGGCTTCCGGAACGTATGCAGGAACTCGTTCCATCTCTTAAGAGACTGACACTGGGGAATTGTCCAGAAATAGAGTCCTTTCCTGAAGGAGGATTGCTGTTCAATTTAGAATGCCTTTGGATTTGCAATTGCCGGAAACTGGTGAACGGTCGAAAGGAGTGGTGTTTACAGAGACTCTCATGTCTCAGAATGTTAGCAATCGAACATGATGGCAGCGACGAAGAGATTCTTACTGATGAGAATTGGGAGTTGCCTTGCTCTGTTCGAACTCTTCACATATCCAATCTGAAAACATTAAGCAGCCAACTTCTCAAAAGCCTCACCTCTCTtgtgttaatagaactttattga